In one Chlamydia sp. BM-2023 genomic region, the following are encoded:
- the mtaB gene encoding tRNA (N(6)-L-threonylcarbamoyladenosine(37)-C(2))-methylthiotransferase MtaB — protein MTVVEVKGTFKLVCLGCRVNQYEIQSYRDQLTFLGYCEIADPEVPCDLCIVNTCAVTGSAESSGRHAVRQLCRKNPDAFLVVTGCLGEADKAFFSSLDRQCLLVANKDKHQLMEKIFPYLQDLPEFRIRSFEGRSRAFIKIQDGCNSFCSYCIIPYLRGRSRSRPAGEILEEISGLISQGYREVVIAGINVGDYHDGEHSLADLIRKVDDIEGIERIRISSIDPEDVQEDLREVLISGKHTCHSSHLVLQSGSNAILKRMNRKYSRSDFLNCVDALRSLNPKYTFTTDVIVGFPGETDQDFEDTLKVIEDVGFVKVHIFPFSPRERTKAYTFSSRLPQSVISERKKHLADVAKEVSRREMAKHLGETLSILVERIDQGYAYGHSTYFDMVSFPADDDVAVNTLVNVRMDSVEEDILKGKRV, from the coding sequence ATGACGGTTGTGGAAGTAAAGGGGACTTTTAAGCTTGTTTGTTTAGGGTGTCGTGTTAATCAATATGAAATTCAAAGTTACCGTGATCAGCTAACTTTTTTGGGGTATTGTGAAATTGCCGATCCTGAGGTTCCTTGTGATTTGTGTATTGTGAATACCTGTGCGGTTACAGGTTCTGCGGAAAGTTCGGGACGCCATGCAGTTCGTCAGCTTTGCAGGAAAAATCCCGATGCCTTTTTAGTGGTTACAGGTTGTCTAGGGGAAGCTGATAAGGCGTTTTTCTCTTCTTTGGATAGGCAATGCTTGTTAGTTGCCAATAAGGATAAACACCAGTTAATGGAGAAGATTTTTCCTTATCTGCAAGATCTTCCCGAATTTCGCATTCGTAGTTTTGAGGGTAGGTCACGAGCTTTTATTAAAATTCAGGATGGGTGCAATTCTTTTTGTTCGTATTGTATTATTCCTTATTTACGAGGTAGGTCGCGATCGCGACCTGCTGGAGAAATCCTCGAGGAGATCTCAGGTTTAATTTCTCAGGGTTATCGCGAAGTCGTTATTGCAGGAATTAATGTTGGGGATTATCACGATGGGGAACATTCTTTAGCGGACCTTATTCGTAAGGTGGATGATATCGAAGGAATAGAACGCATTCGTATTTCTTCTATAGATCCTGAAGATGTTCAGGAGGATCTTAGAGAAGTATTAATTTCTGGGAAGCATACGTGTCATTCCTCACATCTTGTTCTTCAATCGGGCTCTAATGCTATTTTAAAGCGAATGAATAGGAAATACTCACGAAGTGATTTTTTAAATTGCGTAGATGCCCTACGTTCTTTGAATCCTAAATATACTTTTACGACGGATGTTATCGTAGGATTTCCAGGTGAAACAGATCAAGATTTTGAAGATACTCTCAAAGTGATCGAAGATGTGGGTTTTGTAAAGGTACATATTTTCCCTTTTAGTCCTCGCGAGCGTACAAAGGCGTATACATTTTCTTCGCGCCTTCCTCAATCTGTAATTAGTGAGAGAAAAAAACATCTTGCAGATGTTGCTAAAGAGGTATCCCGAAGGGAAATGGCAAAACATTTAGGAGAGACTCTTTCTATTCTTGTTGAAAGAATAGATCAGGGTTATGCTTATGGGCATTCTACATATTTTGATATGGTGAGTTTCCCTGCGGATGATGATGTGGCTGTAAATACATTAGTAAATGTGCGTATGGATTCTGTTGAAGAAGATATTCTTAAAGGGAAGCGTGTATGA
- the glgB gene encoding 1,4-alpha-glucan branching protein GlgB, with the protein MVERLLHSEDLALLISGRQKNPHKFLGIFPGDSAQDHIVFFRPGAHSVAFELHGTIEYATHHHSGVFSFPAPKGVLPQDYRIYHQNGLLAHDPYAFSSLWGEMDSFLFHQGTHYRIYERMGAIPHSVDGISGVLFVVWAPHAQRVSVVGDFNFWNGLVNPLRKVGNCGVWELFIPGLPEGTLYKWEIVTALGEVVIKTDPYGKGFDIPPQGMSIVVDADRYEWHDAQWMENRNNNNDKPIAIYEVHLGSWQWHEGRPLGYRELAKRLAQYCREMSYTHIELLPITEHPLNESWGYQVTGYYAPTWRYGSPEDFQFFVDHLHSEGIGVILDWVPGHFPTDTFALASFDGEPLYEYADQSNPLHPHWHTYTFDYRSNEVVNFLLGSALFWLDKMHIDGLRMDAVTSMLYLDYGRNEGEWTPNIHGGKENLDAIEFIKHFNSVVHREFPGVLTFAEESTDFPKVTEPVDNGGLGFDYKWNLGWMHDTFRYLKVDPVFRSYHHSDLTFSLWYAFNESYLLPLSHDEVVHGKGSLLQKVPGDIWTKFAHIRLLLSYQICQPGKKLVFMGGEFAQWKEWSPECPLDWHLLDNDYHASLRSCVAKVNALYCELPYFWQGDGKQESFQWVDFKDTDNNVIAYYRFAGDDRSSALLCIHHFSSGYFPSYVVHCQGIGSCELIFNSDDRCFGGSGKGNRSPIICMDNLFSWGIDLEMPPLATLIFRVTFSS; encoded by the coding sequence ATGGTCGAGAGACTTTTACATTCTGAAGATTTAGCGCTGCTAATTTCTGGAAGGCAGAAAAATCCCCATAAATTTTTAGGGATATTCCCTGGAGATTCTGCGCAAGATCACATTGTTTTCTTTCGTCCTGGTGCGCATTCTGTAGCTTTTGAGCTTCATGGCACTATAGAATATGCTACCCATCATCATTCTGGAGTATTTTCTTTTCCGGCTCCTAAGGGTGTTCTTCCTCAGGATTACCGTATCTATCATCAAAATGGTTTATTAGCTCACGATCCCTATGCTTTTTCTTCCTTATGGGGAGAAATGGATTCTTTTTTATTTCACCAGGGTACGCACTATCGTATTTACGAGCGTATGGGAGCAATTCCTCATAGTGTGGATGGAATTTCAGGAGTGTTGTTTGTCGTATGGGCTCCCCATGCTCAACGTGTTTCCGTAGTTGGAGATTTTAACTTTTGGAATGGTCTTGTAAATCCCCTGCGTAAAGTCGGAAATTGCGGAGTGTGGGAATTATTTATTCCGGGTCTTCCTGAAGGAACATTATATAAATGGGAGATTGTTACGGCATTGGGAGAGGTAGTCATCAAAACCGATCCCTATGGGAAAGGTTTTGATATTCCCCCTCAGGGAATGTCTATAGTTGTAGATGCCGATCGTTATGAGTGGCACGATGCCCAATGGATGGAAAATCGTAATAATAATAACGATAAACCTATAGCTATTTATGAGGTGCATTTAGGCTCCTGGCAATGGCATGAAGGTCGTCCCCTAGGTTACAGAGAATTAGCAAAAAGATTAGCGCAATATTGCCGGGAGATGAGCTATACTCATATTGAGCTACTGCCGATAACAGAGCATCCTTTAAATGAATCTTGGGGATATCAGGTAACAGGATATTACGCTCCTACGTGGCGTTATGGCTCCCCTGAAGATTTTCAGTTTTTTGTGGATCATTTACACAGTGAGGGAATCGGGGTAATTCTTGATTGGGTTCCAGGTCACTTCCCCACGGACACTTTTGCATTAGCTTCTTTTGATGGTGAGCCTCTCTACGAGTATGCCGATCAGAGTAATCCTCTTCATCCTCATTGGCATACCTATACTTTTGATTATCGTAGCAATGAAGTTGTGAACTTTTTGCTAGGTAGTGCCTTATTTTGGCTAGATAAGATGCACATTGACGGTTTGCGAATGGATGCTGTTACCTCCATGCTTTATCTAGACTATGGCCGTAACGAAGGTGAATGGACCCCAAATATTCATGGAGGTAAAGAAAATCTCGATGCTATCGAATTTATCAAACACTTTAATTCTGTAGTGCATAGGGAGTTTCCCGGAGTGTTGACATTCGCAGAAGAATCTACAGATTTCCCGAAGGTTACCGAACCTGTGGATAACGGTGGCTTAGGTTTTGATTATAAGTGGAATTTAGGTTGGATGCACGATACCTTCCGTTATTTAAAGGTAGATCCTGTATTTCGTTCTTATCATCATAGCGATCTAACATTTAGCCTTTGGTACGCTTTTAACGAAAGTTACTTACTTCCTCTTTCCCATGATGAAGTTGTTCATGGTAAGGGCAGTTTATTGCAAAAAGTTCCCGGGGATATCTGGACAAAATTTGCTCATATCCGTCTATTGCTAAGCTATCAGATTTGCCAACCAGGGAAAAAGCTCGTATTTATGGGAGGGGAATTTGCCCAATGGAAAGAATGGTCTCCAGAATGCCCGTTAGATTGGCACTTATTAGACAATGACTATCATGCTTCCTTGCGTAGCTGCGTAGCTAAGGTAAACGCTTTATATTGTGAGCTTCCTTATTTTTGGCAGGGAGACGGTAAGCAAGAGTCTTTTCAATGGGTAGACTTTAAAGATACTGATAATAATGTCATTGCTTATTACAGATTTGCCGGAGATGACCGTAGTAGCGCATTACTTTGTATTCATCATTTTAGCTCTGGGTATTTTCCTTCTTATGTTGTGCATTGTCAGGGAATTGGTTCCTGCGAGCTTATTTTTAATAGCGACGATCGTTGTTTTGGTGGCTCAGGAAAAGGTAATCGCTCCCCTATAATCTGTATGGATAATCTATTTTCCTGGGGGATAGATCTTGAGATGCCTCCTTTAGCAACTCTAATTTTTCGTGTTACATTTTCTTCTTAA
- a CDS encoding polymorphic outer membrane protein middle domain-containing protein encodes MHRYTQSLLWLVSLSIYSYPMTSIAKEQKNPKIGDVNKEVFPLEIPDNLNNIILQPLPSNTSMQDLTVDVTITGTKHFCSNYACFSPGAGAIKAKNLNIIGNFGPIIFRKNLALIYAGVLYSEKTCTIANNPKGVLFHGNHCLESTGVINANSLIIRDNGPVLFLNNSSASGQAKGGTLQNHGTDSRFYLSADYGDIIFNGNITNYEWRTRKNSILGKENLNLQVGARKGRKVAFFDPVEHEALSTEGVTFNPENFHLGTVLFSSKNIPLDTPQEAHFLSSFRNSAKLSHGALAIDDKARVGFFNFTQDPGTTLRLGNASVVQTNVSPDITTTTTGSTKPTVTPGTTTGCSLSINQLALNLPSLCQEDAQAPKIWIYPKVTTTKQGNTTTTTYTEDTNPNVTISGALTLLDSDNQDPYDSVDLSKDITGIPFLYLCDTTSKKIDIANLDIEAINKTTHYGYQGSWLYYWLETTTTTSDKSPYLANTSHRRLYADWSANGYKANPKYNTALVANALWQTFYSTMSAMRSSQPLKSASLDFEGQGLGIFTCQKSKGMQRGFHMKSAGYSLATAIERSHSLSFSFAQQACRIKEKVSHNKLSSKNYFGGMQMRLPWKEEGIITTTSLAYSYGDHKIKHLYEELKASEGSFHSHSLAAAFNCSLRNLSLSNRFTLFPFVEAVAFRATLSKFQETGDFIRKFFQRHALYNITLPLGVTMESRREGRLPRRWQAQLAYHPVVYRKQPEIHTILLSSKGTWSSSGTPISRSSIYASINNETQLASRVDLVMSYQGELSTSTFSNYLKVGSSITF; translated from the coding sequence ATGCACCGATATACCCAATCATTACTTTGGTTAGTTAGTTTGAGTATCTACTCATATCCAATGACCTCTATTGCTAAAGAGCAAAAAAACCCTAAAATAGGGGATGTTAATAAAGAAGTTTTCCCTTTAGAAATCCCTGACAACCTAAATAACATCATTTTACAACCGTTACCTTCAAACACCTCAATGCAAGATCTGACGGTAGATGTAACGATCACAGGAACCAAACACTTCTGTAGTAACTATGCGTGTTTTTCCCCTGGGGCTGGGGCTATCAAAGCTAAAAACCTAAATATCATTGGAAATTTCGGACCAATAATCTTTAGGAAAAATTTAGCCCTCATCTACGCAGGTGTTCTTTACAGCGAGAAGACGTGTACCATTGCCAACAATCCTAAGGGAGTACTTTTCCATGGCAACCATTGCTTAGAGTCAACAGGAGTTATTAATGCAAATTCACTAATTATTCGTGATAATGGTCCCGTACTATTTTTAAATAACTCCTCAGCTTCAGGACAAGCTAAAGGAGGAACTCTGCAAAATCATGGAACCGATTCGCGTTTTTACCTATCTGCTGATTATGGAGACATCATCTTCAACGGAAACATTACAAACTATGAGTGGAGAACACGAAAAAATTCCATTTTAGGAAAAGAGAATCTCAATTTACAAGTAGGAGCAAGAAAAGGACGTAAAGTAGCCTTTTTTGATCCTGTAGAACATGAAGCACTATCAACAGAAGGTGTAACCTTTAATCCAGAGAATTTTCACTTGGGAACTGTGCTATTTTCATCGAAAAATATCCCTCTAGACACACCTCAAGAAGCACATTTCCTAAGCTCGTTCAGAAATTCAGCAAAACTCTCCCATGGGGCACTCGCTATTGACGATAAAGCTAGAGTGGGATTCTTTAACTTCACTCAGGATCCTGGAACTACTCTTCGTTTAGGAAATGCCTCTGTTGTTCAAACAAATGTCTCTCCTGATATCACCACTACCACTACAGGGTCCACAAAACCTACAGTAACCCCAGGAACAACAACCGGCTGCAGCCTATCAATTAATCAGCTAGCATTAAATCTCCCTTCTCTTTGTCAAGAAGATGCCCAAGCTCCAAAAATCTGGATTTATCCAAAAGTAACAACAACAAAACAGGGAAACACTACTACTACTACCTACACGGAAGATACTAATCCCAATGTAACCATTTCCGGAGCACTAACGTTATTAGACAGTGATAATCAAGATCCCTATGATTCTGTGGACCTCTCTAAAGACATTACAGGAATACCTTTTCTTTATCTTTGTGATACCACTAGCAAGAAAATCGATATTGCTAACTTAGACATCGAAGCTATCAATAAAACTACGCATTATGGTTATCAGGGATCTTGGCTATACTATTGGTTAGAAACTACTACCACAACATCTGATAAATCTCCCTATTTAGCAAATACCAGCCACAGACGTCTTTATGCAGATTGGTCTGCTAATGGCTATAAAGCTAATCCCAAATACAATACGGCTTTAGTTGCTAATGCTCTCTGGCAAACCTTTTATAGTACTATGTCGGCAATGCGTTCTTCGCAGCCTCTAAAATCAGCGTCTTTAGATTTTGAAGGTCAGGGATTGGGAATTTTTACATGCCAGAAAAGTAAAGGTATGCAGCGAGGATTTCATATGAAATCCGCGGGATACTCTTTGGCGACAGCTATAGAAAGAAGCCACTCTCTTTCTTTTTCCTTTGCTCAGCAAGCATGCCGTATTAAAGAAAAGGTATCTCACAACAAGCTCTCCTCTAAAAACTATTTCGGGGGGATGCAAATGCGTCTCCCTTGGAAAGAAGAGGGAATAATAACAACAACATCGCTAGCATATAGCTATGGAGACCACAAAATCAAACACCTCTACGAAGAACTCAAGGCTTCCGAGGGATCTTTTCATAGCCACAGCCTAGCAGCCGCTTTTAATTGCTCTTTGAGAAACCTATCTTTAAGCAACCGCTTCACACTATTTCCGTTTGTGGAAGCTGTAGCTTTTCGAGCAACCCTATCGAAATTTCAAGAAACTGGAGACTTTATAAGAAAGTTCTTTCAGAGACATGCTCTATATAACATTACCCTACCTCTGGGAGTAACAATGGAATCGCGTCGCGAAGGACGCTTACCTAGAAGATGGCAAGCTCAACTTGCCTATCATCCTGTAGTCTACAGGAAACAACCAGAAATACACACTATCCTACTGTCAAGTAAAGGAACGTGGAGCTCATCAGGAACTCCTATCTCTAGAAGTTCTATCTATGCAAGCATAAACAACGAAACTCAGTTAGCTTCTCGTGTAGACCTTGTTATGAGCTACCAGGGAGAACTCTCTACATCAACTTTCTCTAACTATTTAAAAGTAGGAAGCTCCATAACATTCTAA
- a CDS encoding polymorphic outer membrane protein middle domain-containing protein, translating to MHSYLFSFLLVISLSVCSYHVSGIAKEKKVYQFGKPDLDICLEKVAKDVELLDPKTFTLYGMRNTGALDLDLTSCKNFVMNFEFFPANGGGLRGKNLNITHNTGPVVFQDNAGYYYGGGALWADTCTIANNPQGVLFLNNHSETKGGAIHTFHLYIYDNGPVLFLNNSSTWGGALQNNVDNTQIKNFYLSADYGDIIFNGNSSMDGEVYRNAIHSAHGGMKLRVGARKNQRVLFYDPVEHQHPSDHGVIFNYEPYHLGTVVFSGALVNHEASTRRDYLSTIRNTSSLANGVLAIEERAILTLYNFSQTGGTVRLGNRGVIISEKNAKDPKTTVNCTITITKLALNLPSLCKEGAQPPKIWIYPTVTTTNNQPPTYAEDDNPKITVAGALTLLDSDNQDPYDSVDLSNNITKLPLLYLCENTNKQIDTTNLNIGTLNDTTHYGHQGVWKPYWESTTTVSDTTSESGVNTKHRYLYADWTRTGYTVNPKYNTPLITNTLWQSLYSTMSGMRSLPHPIENSSDFFEFSGQGLGISITQKDRSKKHGFRMESGGYAIANANRRFSLTFAQQFSRVKEKVTSNKISSKNYFLGIKFPIPWINKIITATGSLAYNYGDHKAKHSYKEDKKASQGFFYSRGLAASLHCSLRASPKKNHFIVAPFIEATAFRASLSHCQEIGDFPRYFSTHTPLTTITLPLGMVMQWAHDTRHPKQWKLQLAYQPMIYKKAPQVRTTLLASNGTWLSSGTPISRNTLTMNVNNTTQLRDNLKIFLKYQGEISYSTFANYLTTGSSLTF from the coding sequence ATGCATTCCTATCTTTTTTCTTTTCTTTTAGTCATTAGTTTAAGCGTCTGCTCCTACCACGTTTCCGGAATCGCCAAAGAGAAAAAGGTCTATCAATTTGGAAAACCGGATCTTGATATTTGCTTAGAGAAAGTTGCTAAAGACGTAGAACTTTTGGATCCTAAGACATTCACTCTCTACGGCATGCGCAACACTGGGGCTTTAGATCTGGATCTAACAAGTTGCAAAAACTTTGTTATGAATTTTGAATTTTTTCCCGCAAATGGCGGAGGCCTTCGCGGTAAAAACCTCAATATTACTCACAATACTGGTCCTGTAGTGTTTCAAGATAACGCAGGCTACTATTACGGCGGCGGAGCTCTTTGGGCGGACACATGCACGATAGCGAATAACCCTCAGGGTGTACTCTTCCTAAATAATCACTCAGAAACTAAAGGCGGAGCTATTCATACCTTCCACCTCTATATCTATGACAACGGGCCGGTATTATTTTTAAATAACTCCTCAACATGGGGAGGAGCGCTTCAAAATAACGTAGACAACACACAAATAAAAAATTTTTACTTATCCGCTGATTATGGTGATATCATCTTCAACGGAAATTCCTCCATGGATGGCGAGGTCTACAGAAATGCCATCCATTCAGCACATGGTGGAATGAAATTACGCGTGGGAGCACGAAAAAATCAACGTGTGCTTTTTTATGATCCTGTAGAACACCAACACCCCTCAGATCATGGGGTAATTTTCAATTACGAGCCCTACCACTTAGGAACTGTAGTATTTTCAGGAGCTTTAGTAAATCATGAAGCATCAACCAGAAGAGACTACTTGAGCACTATTAGAAATACATCGTCATTAGCCAATGGAGTACTCGCTATTGAAGAGCGCGCAATATTAACACTATATAACTTTTCCCAAACTGGAGGAACAGTACGTTTGGGAAATCGAGGGGTTATCATTTCAGAAAAAAACGCTAAAGATCCTAAAACGACTGTCAACTGTACCATTACCATAACAAAACTTGCTTTAAACCTTCCTTCTCTTTGTAAAGAAGGAGCCCAGCCTCCAAAAATCTGGATTTATCCAACAGTAACAACGACTAATAATCAACCACCGACATATGCCGAAGACGACAATCCTAAAATCACGGTTGCCGGAGCATTAACGTTATTAGACAGTGACAATCAAGATCCCTATGATTCTGTAGATCTCTCTAATAACATTACGAAATTGCCACTGCTGTATCTCTGTGAAAACACCAATAAACAAATCGACACTACAAATTTAAATATCGGTACCCTTAATGATACTACGCATTACGGTCATCAGGGAGTATGGAAACCTTATTGGGAATCAACTACTACCGTATCCGATACCACATCGGAATCAGGAGTAAATACAAAACATCGTTATCTCTATGCAGATTGGACTCGTACGGGATACACCGTCAATCCCAAATACAACACTCCTTTAATTACCAACACTCTTTGGCAATCTCTTTATAGCACGATGTCAGGAATGCGTTCTCTCCCCCATCCTATAGAAAATTCCTCGGATTTTTTTGAATTTTCAGGTCAGGGATTGGGAATCTCTATAACGCAAAAAGATCGTAGTAAAAAGCATGGATTCCGAATGGAATCCGGAGGGTATGCCATAGCAAATGCAAATCGAAGGTTTTCCCTAACCTTTGCTCAGCAATTCTCACGTGTTAAAGAAAAGGTTACCAGCAATAAAATTTCTTCTAAGAACTACTTCTTAGGAATAAAATTTCCTATACCTTGGATTAACAAAATTATAACTGCTACGGGATCCCTAGCATATAATTACGGAGATCATAAAGCTAAGCACTCCTACAAAGAAGATAAGAAAGCCTCTCAAGGTTTTTTCTATAGTCGGGGTTTAGCAGCATCTCTACATTGTTCTCTTCGAGCATCTCCTAAGAAAAATCATTTTATCGTAGCCCCATTTATAGAGGCTACAGCTTTTAGAGCTTCGCTATCTCATTGCCAGGAAATCGGAGATTTCCCGAGATATTTTTCTACGCACACTCCATTAACGACGATAACTCTTCCCTTAGGGATGGTTATGCAATGGGCCCACGATACCCGTCATCCTAAACAATGGAAGCTCCAGCTTGCTTATCAACCTATGATTTATAAAAAAGCTCCTCAAGTGCGTACCACACTACTTGCAAGTAACGGTACGTGGCTCTCATCAGGAACCCCAATATCAAGAAACACTCTGACTATGAATGTAAATAATACCACCCAACTACGAGATAACTTGAAAATCTTTTTAAAGTATCAAGGGGAAATATCCTATTCAACGTTCGCAAACTACTTAACAACAGGAAGCTCTCTAACCTTCTAA
- a CDS encoding polymorphic outer membrane protein middle domain-containing protein has translation MYRYNSLLLLISLSFFSSPENTFAKERKQPSFQDAFKQDNLFPWSTPTNLEKFFITPLKYQGYVHNLSADVEIIGRDYLFVCNETHAPRGGGISARNLTISNNGPVVFLENMNPGSWGGAIFCEKACYITNNRHGVIFQNNCAGNDAGAIHTDILVIRDNGPVLFLNNLSNWGGAIQNLSINRGDFYLSADYGDIVFNGNFSHSQGGRNALHSTAQLKLQIGARKGFKVAFYDPIENEHPSNHVFTFNPESYHLGTILFSGITIPSDLSIEKNYFSSCKNTTTITNGVVAVEDKAILALFNLTQTEGTLRLGNSAVITTNKSPGHTGTTNNCQLTLTKLALNLPSIIQKGAGAPKIWIYPSKTGSNYSEDNNPTITISGPLTLLDNDNENPFDSLDLSGGITKVPFLYLCENENKKIDVTNLDIEAINDHVHFGYQGIWSPYWEEYTTAGGNTLETANKSHRILYSDWTPTGYIPDPKFQTPLIANTLWQTFYSTMSGLRSLPAATIEEENPAFEFSSQGLGISINQRNRYGKKGFRMESGGYSVGTSSETETHHKLAFSFAQQFSRVKEKITSNKVSSRNYFAGAQIRLPWLHENIVTTGSVAYSYGDHKAKHSYKEDAKNSEGSFYTHSFAAVINCSLQANAYPFIINPFIEAIAFRSSFSTFEETGEFIRKFSLDRPLHTLTIPMGISTQWHQETRFSSIWHLKLAYQPLVYKKSPRVLTKLLASNGMWFSSGTQVSRSAIAANLKNETFLSSYLKIFLNYHGEFSSSTFSNYLSIGSSIIF, from the coding sequence ATGTATCGCTACAATTCATTACTTTTGTTAATTAGCTTGAGTTTCTTCTCTTCTCCAGAAAACACCTTTGCTAAAGAGAGAAAACAACCTTCATTTCAAGATGCTTTTAAACAAGATAATCTTTTTCCTTGGTCAACTCCCACAAATCTAGAGAAGTTTTTCATAACACCTCTAAAATACCAAGGCTATGTTCATAACTTAAGCGCAGATGTAGAAATCATAGGCAGAGATTATCTCTTTGTTTGTAATGAGACTCATGCACCACGGGGAGGAGGCATCTCAGCAAGAAATCTCACGATTTCAAACAATGGACCCGTAGTATTTTTAGAAAATATGAACCCAGGAAGTTGGGGAGGTGCTATTTTCTGCGAAAAGGCTTGCTATATCACTAACAATCGTCATGGAGTAATTTTCCAAAACAATTGTGCTGGAAACGATGCCGGAGCAATACATACTGACATTCTTGTCATTCGCGATAATGGACCGGTATTATTTCTCAACAACCTCTCTAATTGGGGAGGCGCGATTCAAAATCTATCCATTAATAGAGGGGATTTTTACTTATCTGCTGACTATGGAGACATAGTATTCAACGGTAATTTTAGTCACTCTCAAGGGGGTAGAAATGCCCTGCACTCAACTGCGCAATTAAAACTACAAATAGGCGCGAGGAAAGGGTTTAAAGTAGCTTTCTATGACCCTATTGAAAATGAGCATCCCTCAAATCATGTTTTTACCTTCAACCCCGAAAGCTATCATTTAGGCACCATACTATTTTCTGGAATAACAATACCCTCGGATCTAAGCATTGAGAAAAATTACTTCAGCTCTTGTAAAAATACTACGACCATTACTAATGGAGTTGTTGCTGTCGAAGATAAAGCCATCTTAGCATTGTTTAATCTTACTCAAACCGAAGGTACTCTTCGCTTGGGTAATAGTGCTGTTATTACAACAAATAAAAGTCCTGGGCATACAGGAACAACAAACAACTGCCAATTGACCCTTACTAAGCTAGCTTTAAATCTCCCCTCGATTATTCAAAAGGGAGCTGGAGCTCCAAAAATCTGGATTTATCCGTCAAAAACAGGATCAAACTATAGCGAAGATAATAACCCTACGATTACCATTTCCGGACCATTAACACTTTTAGATAATGATAATGAAAATCCCTTTGACTCCTTAGACCTCTCTGGAGGAATCACCAAGGTTCCCTTCTTGTATCTCTGTGAAAATGAAAACAAAAAAATCGATGTTACAAATTTAGACATTGAAGCAATAAACGATCACGTTCATTTCGGCTATCAAGGGATTTGGTCTCCCTATTGGGAAGAATACACCACAGCGGGGGGAAACACTTTAGAAACGGCGAATAAGTCCCATCGCATTCTCTATTCTGATTGGACTCCTACGGGCTATATTCCTGATCCGAAATTTCAAACTCCTCTAATTGCTAACACTCTTTGGCAAACGTTTTACAGCACTATGTCTGGACTACGTTCCCTGCCTGCAGCAACTATCGAAGAGGAAAATCCCGCTTTTGAATTTTCAAGTCAAGGACTTGGAATATCTATAAATCAAAGAAATCGTTATGGGAAAAAAGGATTCCGAATGGAATCCGGAGGATATTCCGTAGGAACATCCTCGGAAACAGAAACACATCATAAACTTGCTTTTTCATTTGCTCAGCAATTCTCCCGCGTTAAAGAAAAGATCACTAGCAATAAAGTGTCTTCAAGGAATTACTTCGCAGGAGCACAAATCCGCCTACCTTGGCTCCATGAAAATATTGTAACTACAGGATCTGTTGCCTATAGCTACGGTGATCATAAAGCAAAGCACTCTTACAAAGAAGATGCCAAAAACTCCGAAGGTTCTTTTTATACCCATAGCTTCGCAGCTGTTATAAATTGCTCACTTCAAGCAAACGCATACCCATTTATCATTAATCCATTTATAGAAGCTATAGCATTCAGGTCCTCATTTTCAACTTTTGAAGAAACAGGAGAATTTATACGAAAATTCTCCTTAGATAGACCTTTGCACACCCTAACTATACCTATGGGGATATCCACGCAATGGCATCAAGAAACACGCTTCTCTTCTATATGGCACCTCAAACTTGCTTACCAGCCCCTGGTTTATAAGAAATCACCAAGGGTTCTCACGAAATTACTGGCAAGTAACGGAATGTGGTTTTCCTCAGGAACGCAAGTATCAAGAAGCGCTATCGCAGCAAACTTAAAAAATGAAACATTCTTGTCTTCATATTTAAAGATCTTCCTAAATTACCATGGAGAGTTCTCCTCTTCAACGTTCTCTAACTATTTATCCATAGGAAGTTCGATAATTTTTTAA